One Alphaproteobacteria bacterium 33-17 DNA window includes the following coding sequences:
- a CDS encoding two-component system response regulator (chemotaxis regulator that, when phosphorylated, interacts with the flagellar motor causing the flagella to spin clockwise which causes the cell to tumble), giving the protein MSGVDKNMNILVVDDYKTMIRIIKNLLNQLGFSNVEEATNGSMALTKLSEKTFGLIISDWNMEPMSGLELLKKVRADDRYKTTPFIMVTAESKTENVVAAKEAGVNNYIVKPFNAETLKQKLTSVIGEF; this is encoded by the coding sequence GTTGACAAAAATATGAATATTCTGGTTGTTGATGACTATAAAACAATGATCAGAATTATCAAAAACTTACTCAATCAATTAGGTTTTAGTAATGTTGAGGAAGCTACAAATGGTAGTATGGCACTCACAAAACTCTCAGAAAAAACTTTTGGGCTCATTATTTCTGACTGGAATATGGAGCCAATGTCTGGCTTAGAGCTTCTTAAAAAAGTTAGAGCAGATGACAGATACAAAACAACACCATTCATTATGGTTACTGCTGAAAGTAAAACTGAAAACGTTGTAGCCGCTAAAGAAGCTGGTGTAAACAACTATATCGTTAAACCATTCAACGCTGAAACATTAAAACAGAAATTAACTTCTGTTATTGGTGAATTCTAA